One part of the Haloprofundus halobius genome encodes these proteins:
- a CDS encoding aldo/keto reductase, whose amino-acid sequence MPREDLPQIGLGTYSDDNREQWRNNVRTALDVGFRHIDTAQVYENEEYVGEGIRQSSVARDDVWLSTKTVHHDVPSDAEQVPAAIDGCLDRLGVDTVDLLYVHWPSGVYDHEAVLPAYDDAYEAGKTRNVGLSNFTSNLLDEAMDVLDAPLYAHQAEMHPLLPQRDLVAHAQKHDYTFVAYSPLAKGEVFDVPEIVDVAEKHDATPAQVSLAWILSHDNVAAIPKASSREHMTQNLTALDLNLDEEDITLIDSIERRHRVIDADHGPWNWEDDTLLG is encoded by the coding sequence ATGCCACGAGAGGACCTCCCACAGATCGGGCTGGGGACATACTCCGACGACAATCGTGAACAGTGGCGTAACAACGTCCGGACCGCTCTCGACGTTGGCTTTCGACATATCGACACCGCACAGGTGTACGAGAACGAGGAGTACGTAGGTGAGGGAATTCGCCAATCTAGCGTGGCCCGAGACGACGTCTGGCTATCGACGAAGACAGTCCATCACGATGTGCCTTCCGACGCCGAGCAGGTGCCGGCGGCTATTGACGGCTGCCTTGACCGACTCGGAGTCGATACCGTCGACCTCTTGTACGTCCACTGGCCCTCTGGAGTCTACGACCACGAGGCGGTCCTGCCCGCCTACGACGACGCCTACGAGGCCGGTAAGACCCGCAACGTCGGGCTCTCGAACTTCACCTCTAACCTACTTGACGAGGCAATGGACGTACTCGACGCCCCGCTATACGCCCACCAAGCCGAGATGCATCCGCTGCTCCCCCAACGTGATCTGGTCGCACACGCACAGAAACACGACTACACCTTCGTAGCGTACTCACCACTAGCGAAGGGTGAGGTCTTCGATGTCCCCGAAATCGTGGACGTTGCGGAGAAACACGACGCCACACCAGCACAGGTGAGTTTGGCGTGGATACTCTCACATGATAACGTCGCCGCCATCCCAAAGGCCAGCAGTCGCGAGCACATGACCCAGAACCTCACCGCGCTGGACCTGAACCTAGACGAGGAGGACATCACGCTGATTGACTCGATTGAACGCCGTCACCGTGTGATCGACGCCGACCACGGTCCGTGGAACTGGGAGGACGATACTCTTCTCGGATGA
- a CDS encoding DUF7539 family protein: protein MAEFPDERQLVLRARSQLDQWTKSARREAYTELFEGDDPILFPEEIQLLDALDSELERQGGDGVWGTDQYGIHTAGTSSSDTSLGVVCVYHPQITKDSVLRGADGLDDETEERLNAALWKYSERVATLVEAKLDEFVRQTQS from the coding sequence ATGGCCGAGTTTCCAGACGAACGACAGCTCGTACTACGGGCGCGTTCCCAGTTGGATCAGTGGACGAAGAGCGCTCGGAGAGAGGCATACACCGAACTGTTCGAAGGCGACGATCCGATCCTCTTCCCTGAAGAGATACAACTCCTCGATGCGCTCGACTCGGAACTGGAGCGACAGGGTGGCGATGGTGTCTGGGGGACCGATCAGTACGGAATCCACACGGCGGGGACCTCAAGCTCAGATACCTCACTTGGGGTCGTCTGTGTGTACCACCCACAGATCACCAAGGATTCCGTCCTGCGTGGGGCCGACGGTCTCGACGACGAGACCGAAGAGCGACTCAACGCAGCACTCTGGAAATACAGCGAGCGCGTCGCGACACTCGTCGAAGCAAAACTCGACGAGTTCGTTCGTCAAACGCAGAGTTAA
- a CDS encoding AI-2E family transporter: protein MTEQGNCRHWFSDRVVLSILAVVSGVLGLLFVFTQLQYILLAIVLAYVLAPAQRKLERYTSSVTAALTLILLSVFVLFIPVAYLLTVAIQQGLGLLTALEEGGLSLDIIQDRIETIGYVIDLDLLYATYQEPIATGLQRLATGAVTVIGGLPGVLIGLTVTVFVLFALLRDGEQFVTWLHSIVPLSDRVERELLRELDGLMWASVIGNVAVAGVQAVLLGIGLALVGMPGVVFLTVATFVLTLLPLVGAFGVWLPVSGYLLAIGRPTTAVLLFVYGSVVSASDLYLRPAIINRSGAINVATIVVGIFGGIVLFGAIGLFVGPVILGGSKVVLDLFAQERADSTVGR from the coding sequence ATGACTGAACAAGGAAACTGTCGACATTGGTTTTCGGACCGTGTTGTACTGTCGATCTTGGCGGTAGTGAGCGGCGTTCTCGGCCTACTGTTCGTTTTCACACAACTTCAGTATATCTTGCTCGCCATCGTCCTCGCATACGTTCTCGCACCCGCACAACGGAAGCTCGAGCGGTACACGAGCTCAGTGACGGCTGCCCTCACCCTCATTTTGCTTTCGGTATTTGTACTCTTCATCCCGGTCGCGTATCTTCTCACAGTCGCAATTCAGCAGGGACTGGGCCTGCTAACTGCCCTCGAAGAAGGAGGACTCAGTCTTGACATCATCCAAGATCGAATCGAAACCATTGGCTATGTAATCGATCTCGATCTATTGTATGCGACATATCAAGAGCCAATCGCGACCGGGTTGCAGCGTCTCGCAACCGGCGCAGTAACCGTCATCGGCGGGCTCCCTGGTGTGCTAATCGGACTTACCGTGACGGTCTTCGTACTATTTGCGTTACTGCGAGATGGTGAACAGTTCGTCACATGGCTGCATTCGATCGTCCCGCTCTCTGATCGTGTGGAGCGGGAACTTCTTAGAGAACTTGACGGCCTGATGTGGGCGTCCGTTATCGGGAACGTCGCCGTCGCGGGGGTCCAAGCGGTACTGCTCGGCATCGGATTGGCGCTCGTTGGTATGCCCGGAGTTGTGTTCTTGACCGTGGCCACATTTGTCCTCACGTTGCTCCCACTCGTTGGGGCATTCGGTGTCTGGCTTCCGGTTTCAGGCTACCTGCTCGCAATCGGCCGCCCCACTACAGCGGTACTGCTTTTCGTCTACGGGTCGGTGGTCAGCGCCTCGGACCTCTATCTTCGCCCGGCAATTATCAACCGTAGCGGAGCGATCAACGTCGCGACCATCGTCGTGGGAATATTCGGGGGAATCGTTCTGTTTGGGGCGATTGGTCTGTTCGTCGGTCCCGTTATACTCGGTGGCTCGAAGGTCGTCCTTGACCTGTTTGCCCAGGAGCGAGCGGACTCGACCGTCGGCCGATAG
- a CDS encoding DUF5789 family protein yields MPDDKRGRDENMDDEQRQQPERKREDVRDRAHEDRAMSGDPGGRLGDLDEVLEAQEYPTTTDELVEAYGDYEIETQGGTESLEEVLAKTDNQTYDSADDVRSRILGLIHR; encoded by the coding sequence ATGCCAGACGACAAACGAGGCCGAGACGAGAACATGGACGACGAACAGCGACAACAGCCAGAGCGGAAGCGAGAGGATGTACGCGACCGCGCCCATGAAGACCGAGCGATGAGCGGTGACCCTGGTGGAAGGCTTGGTGACCTTGATGAGGTACTCGAAGCCCAAGAGTATCCAACCACGACGGATGAATTGGTCGAGGCCTATGGCGACTACGAGATCGAAACGCAAGGCGGGACGGAATCCCTCGAAGAAGTGCTTGCCAAAACCGATAATCAAACGTACGATTCCGCTGACGACGTTAGAAGTCGGATACTGGGACTGATAC